The Syntrophobotulus glycolicus DSM 8271 DNA window CCCCGGCTCCGAACCTGGTCCGCTTTCACTGCCCGCAAAGGTTTCGCCTGTTAAGCCCTCCAGATGATAATCCTTAAACTTCTCTTTCAGCTCCAGGGTCAGCCGGCGGGCAATTTTGCTCCCGATACCGGAAATCTCCGTGAACATGACATGATTTTCCTGCACAAGCGCCGTAATGATTTGCACTGAGCTGAATGAGGACAAAATCGACAGGGCGGCTTTAGGGCCAATACCGGAGACACTGAGCAGTTTAATAAACAGCTCTTTATCCTGTCTGTCGGCAAAGCCAAAAAGGGAAAGATCATCTTCCCTGACCAGCAGATAGGTATGAAGGACCACCTCCTGGCCGATCCGGACGCTGCTTAATTTCCCGGAGGGAACGTTTAATAAATAACCGACACCATTGACATCGACAATCAGCTTATCCTTGTCCATTTCCCACACTGTCCCGCGCAGCAACGCAATCATCCTCTAACCCCCGTTTCTCATCTGATCGTGAATGCGTGACAGATCCCTATGGCCAGGGCATCTGCCGTATCATCCGGTTTCGGACATTCCTTCAGTCCCAATATCGCCTTGACCATA harbors:
- the ruvA gene encoding Holliday junction branch migration protein RuvA, which gives rise to MIALLRGTVWEMDKDKLIVDVNGVGYLLNVPSGKLSSVRIGQEVVLHTYLLVREDDLSLFGFADRQDKELFIKLLSVSGIGPKAALSILSSFSSVQIITALVQENHVMFTEISGIGSKIARRLTLELKEKFKDYHLEGLTGETFAGSESGPGSEPGIMEALLALGFTPGETRTAVNAVGKLEGLTFEEQLREALRLLARA